The proteins below come from a single Roseiflexus sp. RS-1 genomic window:
- a CDS encoding ABC transporter ATP-binding protein, translating into MNTETEYITPVEVIDYVTEPVVRVEHVTKEFVTGGSRFRALDDVSLEIHRGEMVAIMGPSGSGKSTLMTILGLLDVPTSGSYWLDGQDVSKLDRVQQARVRNQKLGFVFQNFNLLPRLTALKNVELPLVYGRVGAREREERARRALEAVGLETKLHNRPNELSGGQKQRVAIARALVGNPAMVLADEPTGALDTRTGAEIMALFRELNREQGITIVIVTHDPEIGKQMDRVIGLRDGRIADNILQEYYHVNLAPEELELPVREMAPVPVTVLKPEQE; encoded by the coding sequence GTGAATACTGAAACTGAGTACATAACGCCGGTCGAAGTGATTGACTACGTGACCGAACCGGTGGTACGGGTTGAACATGTGACGAAGGAGTTCGTCACCGGCGGCAGTCGCTTCCGCGCTCTCGATGACGTGTCGCTCGAAATCCATCGCGGCGAAATGGTCGCTATTATGGGACCGTCCGGGAGTGGCAAGAGCACCCTGATGACGATCCTGGGGCTGCTCGATGTGCCAACGTCCGGTTCCTACTGGCTCGACGGGCAGGATGTCAGCAAACTGGACCGAGTGCAGCAGGCGCGGGTGCGCAATCAGAAACTGGGGTTCGTGTTCCAGAACTTCAACCTGTTGCCACGGCTTACGGCGTTGAAGAACGTAGAACTGCCGCTGGTCTACGGGCGTGTCGGTGCGCGTGAGCGCGAAGAGCGCGCGCGTCGGGCGCTGGAAGCGGTTGGTTTAGAGACGAAACTCCACAACCGTCCAAACGAGTTGTCGGGCGGACAGAAGCAGCGTGTCGCCATCGCCCGTGCGCTGGTGGGCAACCCGGCGATGGTGCTTGCCGACGAACCGACCGGCGCGCTCGACACCCGCACCGGCGCAGAGATTATGGCGCTCTTCCGCGAGTTGAACCGCGAGCAGGGCATTACGATTGTGATCGTGACGCACGATCCGGAAATTGGCAAACAGATGGACCGGGTGATCGGGCTGCGCGACGGACGGATTGCCGACAATATCTTGCAGGAGTACTACCACGTCAATCTCGCGCCAGAGGAACTCGAACTGCCGGTGCGCGAGATGGCGCCGGTGCCGGTGACGGTTCTCAAACCAGAACAGGAGTAG
- a CDS encoding ABC transporter permease, with amino-acid sequence MPVFKELALMAIDSLRANKFRSLLTMLGIIIGSATLVAVLSLGNALQSQVFERFVDLGTRRIAVLPGDPQARGARDVPGYGLLSIQDYRALEQLVARHPDVFRTIVPEVSLRVQARFGGSSANPTVVGTTKEYQFVQTVPVQYGRFLTDDDDRQAARVAVLGALVAEDLFGKENVKNAVGRTIEVNGQPLQVVGVLRQLGGPFSSDQRILVPVSTARLRIAGSQDLPGRGLQMSSILLSLQSEKEVARGEALVRATLRATRNVPEGAIDDFRLNLPTQALGVLAGINGAITGFIALVAGISLVVGGIGIMNIMLVAVTERTREIGVRKALGATDGDVLSQFVLEAVAISVVGSLLGVGGAIGLVVLVGVAAGLSVSISWIAVALALIFACAIGVGFGYYPARRAALLLPIEALRYE; translated from the coding sequence ATGCCCGTGTTCAAAGAACTCGCACTCATGGCGATAGACAGCCTGCGAGCGAACAAGTTTCGCTCACTGCTGACGATGCTGGGGATCATCATCGGCTCTGCCACCCTGGTCGCTGTTCTATCGCTCGGCAACGCATTGCAGAGCCAGGTCTTCGAGCGCTTCGTCGATCTGGGCACCCGCCGCATTGCGGTGCTGCCCGGCGATCCTCAGGCGCGTGGCGCGCGTGATGTGCCCGGATACGGTCTGCTCTCGATCCAGGACTACCGCGCACTCGAGCAGCTGGTCGCCCGTCACCCGGATGTCTTTCGCACCATTGTACCCGAAGTGTCGCTCCGCGTTCAGGCACGCTTCGGCGGTTCCTCCGCCAACCCGACGGTCGTCGGCACCACGAAGGAATACCAGTTCGTCCAGACCGTGCCGGTGCAGTACGGTCGCTTCCTGACCGACGATGACGACCGGCAGGCGGCGCGGGTGGCAGTGCTCGGCGCACTCGTCGCCGAGGATCTCTTCGGCAAAGAGAATGTGAAGAACGCCGTCGGACGAACGATAGAAGTAAACGGGCAACCGCTCCAGGTCGTCGGTGTCCTGCGACAACTCGGCGGCCCCTTCTCGTCCGACCAGCGCATCCTGGTGCCGGTCAGCACGGCGCGGTTGCGCATCGCCGGGAGCCAGGATCTTCCAGGGCGCGGGTTGCAGATGAGCAGCATTCTGCTCAGTTTGCAGAGTGAGAAGGAAGTTGCGCGCGGCGAGGCGCTGGTGCGAGCAACGCTGCGCGCCACCCGCAACGTTCCTGAAGGCGCAATCGACGATTTCCGCCTGAACCTGCCGACTCAAGCGCTCGGCGTGCTGGCGGGCATCAACGGCGCCATCACCGGGTTTATCGCGCTGGTGGCGGGCATCAGCCTGGTGGTCGGCGGCATCGGTATTATGAACATCATGCTGGTGGCGGTCACCGAGCGCACCCGCGAGATCGGCGTGCGCAAGGCGCTTGGCGCAACCGATGGCGATGTGTTGAGTCAATTTGTGCTTGAAGCGGTTGCGATCAGCGTCGTCGGCAGTCTGCTCGGCGTTGGCGGCGCGATTGGTCTGGTGGTGCTGGTGGGTGTGGCTGCCGGATTGAGCGTATCGATCTCGTGGATTGCCGTGGCGCTGGCGCTGATCTTCGCATGCGCCATCGGCGTTGGCTTCGGATACTACCCGGCGCGGCGCGCGGCGCTGCTCCTGCCGATTGAGGCGTTGCGGTACGAATAG
- a CDS encoding alpha/beta fold hydrolase, with product MRMRFILLILALLVSACAVPSSSNPTPTLAPGAEELLGAPTATSVPPTAAPASTAAPAPSPARSAARYETAPCEFPVPAGVSVECGWLTVPENRAKPDNGREVRLHVAIFRSTRPNPPPDPIVYLEGGPGVDALERLPLVFDLWFRPFLANRDFILYDQRGTGYSTPSLACPELTKLSFDMLPMDIRAGESSRLWKEAALKCHARLVAEGIDLKQYNTLTNAADLEDLRLALGYEQWNLLGSSYGTRLALTAMREYPQGIRSVVLDSTRPLQINESQTPADAERAFQTLFRGCAADPTCNAAYPDLERVFYDLVEQLNTKPVTLPGIDPFTGRTYDVLINGDTMISTLFQAMYSTEIIPLLPRAIYDAARKGEFDLWVRLIMNNVSQSDYFSYGVMYSARCYDEILFETREDMVRADEAFPHQQDVFDMASFWDICDAWGVGSAPPVENQPVRSAIPALVLAGAYDPATPPNDGRAAAATLQNSFFFEFPATGHGVVLDGGCPLSIAFAFLDNPQRKPDATCTTQLEGPAFDVEGAAVQLIPFRDSELGITGVWPQGWTNFGPGIYGRPSGDAAIVQILMPGSALETLVRLSSRFNLDREPEAAGEHVSERYTWQLYTTTIRGQPTDIALAEDGGRSLLVMLISDKGNRDELYDKVFIPSLDALRVIRTP from the coding sequence ATGCGCATGCGATTTATCCTGCTGATACTTGCGTTGCTTGTGAGCGCCTGTGCTGTACCATCGTCATCGAACCCGACGCCAACGCTGGCGCCTGGCGCCGAAGAGTTGCTCGGCGCTCCGACAGCAACTTCCGTTCCGCCGACAGCAGCGCCAGCCTCTACCGCTGCGCCTGCCCCATCGCCTGCCCGGTCTGCTGCGCGCTACGAGACTGCTCCCTGCGAGTTTCCTGTGCCTGCCGGAGTTTCAGTCGAATGCGGCTGGTTGACCGTCCCGGAGAATCGCGCGAAACCCGATAACGGCAGAGAAGTGCGGCTCCACGTCGCTATCTTCCGCAGCACGCGCCCCAATCCGCCCCCTGATCCGATCGTCTACCTGGAAGGCGGTCCTGGCGTCGATGCGCTGGAACGCCTGCCGCTGGTGTTCGATCTCTGGTTTCGACCGTTCCTGGCAAACCGCGACTTTATTCTGTACGATCAGCGCGGCACCGGCTATTCGACGCCGTCGCTGGCGTGCCCTGAGTTGACGAAACTTAGTTTCGATATGCTGCCGATGGATATCCGCGCCGGTGAAAGTTCACGTCTCTGGAAGGAGGCGGCGCTCAAGTGCCACGCGCGCCTGGTTGCCGAAGGCATCGACCTGAAACAGTACAATACCCTCACCAACGCCGCCGATCTGGAAGACTTGCGGCTGGCGCTTGGCTATGAGCAGTGGAATCTGCTCGGCAGTTCGTATGGCACACGTCTGGCATTGACGGCGATGCGCGAGTATCCGCAGGGTATTCGCAGCGTGGTGCTCGACTCAACCCGCCCGCTGCAGATTAATGAGTCGCAAACGCCTGCCGACGCCGAGCGCGCGTTTCAGACGCTGTTCCGCGGGTGCGCTGCCGACCCGACCTGCAATGCGGCGTATCCTGATCTGGAACGAGTATTCTATGATCTGGTCGAACAACTCAACACAAAGCCGGTGACGCTTCCCGGCATCGATCCGTTCACCGGGCGCACCTATGACGTGCTGATCAACGGCGATACGATGATCAGCACCCTGTTCCAGGCGATGTATTCGACCGAGATCATTCCGCTGCTGCCGCGCGCGATCTACGATGCAGCGCGCAAGGGGGAGTTCGATCTATGGGTGCGTCTGATTATGAACAATGTCTCCCAGAGTGACTATTTCAGTTACGGGGTGATGTATTCGGCGCGCTGCTACGATGAAATTCTCTTCGAGACGCGCGAGGATATGGTGCGCGCGGACGAAGCGTTTCCGCATCAGCAGGATGTGTTTGATATGGCGTCGTTCTGGGACATCTGCGACGCCTGGGGTGTGGGGTCGGCGCCGCCGGTTGAGAATCAGCCGGTGCGCAGCGCTATTCCCGCACTTGTCCTTGCCGGCGCCTACGATCCGGCGACGCCGCCGAACGATGGCAGAGCAGCGGCTGCTACGCTGCAAAACAGTTTCTTCTTCGAGTTTCCCGCAACGGGGCACGGCGTCGTTCTCGACGGCGGCTGCCCGCTCAGCATTGCGTTTGCGTTCCTCGATAACCCGCAACGCAAGCCGGATGCGACGTGCACGACGCAACTGGAGGGTCCTGCATTCGATGTCGAAGGCGCAGCCGTGCAACTCATCCCGTTCCGTGATAGTGAACTGGGGATCACCGGAGTGTGGCCCCAGGGATGGACGAACTTCGGTCCGGGGATTTATGGTCGTCCGTCGGGTGATGCGGCTATCGTTCAGATACTGATGCCAGGATCCGCGCTCGAAACGCTTGTAAGGCTGAGCAGTCGCTTCAATCTGGATCGTGAACCGGAGGCGGCAGGTGAACACGTAAGTGAGCGTTACACCTGGCAACTCTACACAACCACCATTCGCGGACAGCCGACCGACATTGCGCTTGCGGAAGATGGGGGACGATCCTTGCTGGTGATGTTGATCAGCGACAAAGGTAACCGCGACGAGTTGTACGATAAGGTATTCATACCCTCGCTTGATGCCTTGCGTGTGATCAGGACACCGTAG
- the serA gene encoding phosphoglycerate dehydrogenase: MDRILVTEPIAEEGLARLRAAAHVDVRTDLDKAGLIAILPEYDALIVRSATRVTAEVLAAGTRLRVVGRAGTGVDNIDLEAATRQGIMVVNAPASNSVAVAELTIALILSLARHIPQAHSSVVAGKWERNRFMGFEVRNKTLGLVGLGRIGAEVARRARGLEMHVVAYDPVVSTERAAQLGATLAPLEEVLAQADIVSLHVPLIDATRNMIDAARLAQMKRGAYLINAARGGVVDEAALLEAIESGHLAGAALDTYSTEPPVGNPLVGHPRVITLPHLGASTVEAQALTGVDVAEGVLVALAGGSPHYAVNAPYIPPEHRGLVAPYVDLGRRLGMLCAGLVRDPVRNFEIEYRGELATVDTTPVRLAVLQGLLATTREERVTPVNAPLLARELGLKLTEFSTDEAGNFSGLLVLRAQTSDGAREFAGTILRGEPHVVEADGFWVTFVPEGPMLFTYHRDRPGMIGKVGTLLGEADVNIASMDVGRLAPREQAMMVLRLDDPVPPHVIARLREEPDIQHATTLII; the protein is encoded by the coding sequence ATGGACCGCATTCTTGTGACTGAGCCGATTGCCGAGGAAGGGCTTGCCCGTCTCCGTGCCGCAGCACACGTCGATGTGCGCACCGACCTGGACAAAGCAGGTCTGATCGCCATTCTTCCCGAATACGACGCACTCATCGTCCGCAGCGCCACCAGAGTCACCGCCGAGGTGCTGGCGGCAGGAACCCGTCTGCGCGTCGTCGGGCGCGCTGGAACCGGGGTCGATAATATCGATCTCGAAGCCGCCACCCGCCAGGGTATTATGGTTGTTAACGCGCCCGCCTCGAACAGCGTCGCCGTGGCGGAACTGACGATTGCGCTCATCCTGAGTCTGGCGCGTCATATCCCGCAGGCGCACAGTTCAGTCGTGGCGGGAAAGTGGGAGCGCAACCGCTTCATGGGTTTCGAGGTGCGCAACAAGACGCTGGGGTTAGTTGGGTTGGGTCGGATCGGCGCCGAAGTTGCACGTCGCGCGCGTGGGCTGGAAATGCACGTCGTCGCCTACGATCCGGTCGTCTCCACCGAACGCGCCGCCCAACTCGGCGCGACCCTCGCGCCGCTCGAAGAAGTCCTGGCACAGGCGGATATTGTCTCGCTGCACGTGCCGCTGATCGATGCCACGCGCAACATGATCGATGCAGCGCGTCTGGCGCAGATGAAACGCGGTGCGTACCTGATCAACGCCGCGCGCGGCGGCGTCGTGGACGAGGCGGCGCTGCTCGAAGCCATCGAAAGCGGTCATCTCGCCGGAGCTGCGCTCGATACTTACTCGACCGAGCCGCCGGTCGGCAATCCGCTGGTCGGTCATCCGCGCGTGATCACCCTCCCCCATCTCGGCGCATCCACCGTCGAAGCGCAGGCATTGACCGGCGTCGATGTCGCTGAGGGGGTTCTGGTGGCGCTGGCGGGCGGGTCGCCGCACTACGCCGTGAATGCCCCCTACATTCCGCCTGAGCATCGCGGTCTGGTTGCGCCCTATGTCGATCTGGGGCGACGCCTGGGAATGCTCTGCGCCGGTCTGGTGCGCGATCCGGTGCGCAACTTCGAGATCGAGTATCGCGGTGAACTGGCAACCGTCGATACCACGCCGGTGCGCCTGGCAGTCCTGCAAGGGCTGCTTGCCACAACCCGCGAAGAGCGCGTCACGCCGGTCAACGCGCCGTTGCTGGCGCGCGAACTGGGGTTGAAATTGACCGAGTTCTCAACCGACGAGGCAGGAAACTTTTCCGGGCTGCTGGTGCTGCGCGCCCAGACGAGCGACGGCGCGCGCGAGTTTGCCGGGACAATTCTGCGCGGTGAACCGCACGTCGTCGAAGCGGACGGTTTTTGGGTCACGTTTGTGCCTGAAGGTCCGATGCTCTTTACCTACCATCGTGACCGCCCCGGTATGATCGGCAAGGTCGGCACCCTCCTGGGCGAAGCCGATGTCAACATCGCCAGCATGGATGTGGGGCGCCTGGCGCCGCGCGAGCAGGCGATGATGGTGTTGCGCCTGGACGACCCGGTGCCGCCGCATGTCATCGCGCGTCTGCGTGAAGAACCGGATATCCAGCACGCGACGACGTTGATCATTTAG
- a CDS encoding PDDEXK nuclease domain-containing protein, which produces MAKQNVQQPATPLPTGYAELLDSLKSRIRQAQVRAALSVNRELVLLYWHIGRDILQRQIQEGWGARVIDRLAQDLGREFPEMKGVSPRNLKYMRAFAEAWTDEHIVQEVLAQITWYHNITLLEKVKDPADRLWYVQQTIEHGWSRNVLVHQIESGLYQRQGKAITNFDRTLTSPQSDLARSLLKDPYVFDFLSLRPEAQEHDLERALLHHLREFLLELGKGFAFVGEQYRLEVGGEEFYIDLLFYHLRLRCYVVIELKIGEFKPEYAGKVNFYLSAVDDLLRHPEDRPSIGLILCKSQNRLVVEYALRDMNKPMGVATYRLTGALPADMQASLPSIEELEKELGYDA; this is translated from the coding sequence ATGGCTAAACAAAACGTGCAGCAGCCCGCCACACCATTGCCTACCGGCTATGCAGAACTGCTAGATAGCCTCAAATCACGCATTCGCCAGGCCCAGGTGCGCGCCGCCCTCTCGGTTAATCGCGAGTTGGTGTTACTCTACTGGCATATTGGCCGAGATATTCTTCAGCGGCAAATACAGGAAGGCTGGGGCGCCAGAGTGATCGACCGCCTGGCGCAAGACCTTGGACGTGAATTTCCAGAAATGAAGGGCGTTTCGCCGCGCAATCTCAAATACATGCGGGCGTTTGCCGAAGCCTGGACCGATGAGCACATTGTGCAAGAGGTGCTTGCACAAATTACCTGGTATCACAACATCACACTGCTGGAGAAAGTCAAAGACCCCGCCGATCGGCTTTGGTACGTCCAGCAGACCATCGAGCACGGCTGGAGCCGAAACGTGCTGGTGCACCAAATCGAGAGCGGACTCTACCAGCGGCAGGGAAAAGCAATCACCAATTTTGATCGCACCTTGACTTCACCCCAGTCAGACCTGGCGCGCTCGCTCCTCAAAGACCCCTACGTCTTCGACTTTCTCTCGCTTAGACCCGAAGCGCAAGAGCACGACCTGGAGCGCGCCCTTTTGCACCACCTGCGCGAATTCTTGCTGGAGCTGGGCAAGGGGTTTGCTTTCGTTGGCGAACAGTATCGCCTGGAAGTCGGTGGTGAAGAGTTCTATATCGACCTGTTGTTCTACCATTTGCGCCTTCGTTGCTATGTGGTCATCGAACTCAAGATCGGTGAATTCAAGCCAGAATATGCTGGCAAGGTGAATTTCTACCTCTCTGCAGTGGACGACCTATTGCGCCATCCTGAAGACCGCCCCAGCATCGGACTCATTCTGTGCAAGAGTCAGAACCGATTGGTGGTGGAGTATGCCTTGAGGGATATGAACAAGCCAATGGGTGTTGCGACCTACCGCCTCACTGGCGCCTTGCCTGCCGACATGCAAGCGAGCCTGCCGAGCATCGAGGAACTGGAAAAGGAGTTGGGCTATGACGCTTGA
- a CDS encoding nucleotidyltransferase family protein, producing the protein MTLEDLLQAKREDILKVCARYGVHNVHVFGSVVRGEADEQSDIDLMVDFEPGRSLLDHAGLWLELQDLLGVKVDVVSSRGIKARIRERVLQEAVSL; encoded by the coding sequence ATGACGCTTGAGGATCTTTTGCAAGCGAAGCGGGAGGACATCCTGAAGGTGTGCGCCAGGTACGGCGTGCATAACGTGCATGTCTTCGGTTCCGTCGTCCGTGGGGAAGCCGATGAACAGAGCGACATTGACCTGATGGTTGACTTCGAGCCGGGACGCAGTCTGCTCGACCATGCCGGACTGTGGCTTGAGCTTCAGGATCTGCTGGGGGTCAAGGTGGACGTGGTGAGCAGTCGCGGTATCAAGGCGCGTATCCGTGAGCGAGTGTTACAAGAGGCAGTCTCCTTATGA
- a CDS encoding Fic family protein, which translates to MKRGLTGEYHITRTGAEEVRAFIPFPLPPNPPLDLTGRRGRLLEQATLALGRLDSVTLLLPDPGIFLYAYVRREALLSSQIEGTQSSLSDLLLFEMEEAPGAPVEDVVEVSNYVAALEHGLERLRDSFPFSNRLIREMHAVLLSRGRGSEKLPGEFRRTQNWIGGTRPGNAHFVPPPPDRVEDCMADLERFLHDQHLPYPTIVRAALAHVQFETIHPFLDGNGRIGRLLIAFILHHEGVLQKPLLYLSLYFKQHRSEYYRLLDLVRAEGDWEAWLDFFLEGVVHTAQNAVETAQRLVALFKEDTQKIQAAGRMSNTALRVFNVLCQRPLLTVNETCKRVGLTFPAVAKGLETLARLGIARELTGQKRNRIFAYDRYLAILNEGTEPL; encoded by the coding sequence ATGAAGCGAGGCTTGACTGGAGAATACCACATCACCCGCACAGGGGCCGAGGAGGTTCGTGCTTTCATTCCCTTCCCGCTTCCACCGAACCCTCCACTGGATCTTACGGGCCGCCGGGGTCGCTTGCTGGAGCAGGCGACGCTCGCTCTCGGTCGACTCGACAGCGTCACGCTTCTCCTGCCCGATCCCGGCATTTTCCTTTACGCCTACGTGCGGCGCGAGGCCTTGCTTTCCTCCCAAATTGAGGGCACGCAGTCCTCTCTCTCTGATTTGCTGCTCTTCGAGATGGAAGAAGCCCCCGGTGCGCCTGTCGAAGACGTTGTGGAGGTCTCTAACTACGTGGCCGCTTTGGAACACGGCTTAGAGCGCCTGCGCGATAGCTTCCCCTTTTCTAACCGTCTGATTCGAGAAATGCACGCAGTGCTGCTGTCGAGGGGCAGGGGGAGCGAGAAATTGCCCGGAGAGTTCCGGCGCACCCAGAATTGGATTGGAGGTACGCGTCCTGGTAACGCACACTTTGTCCCGCCACCGCCAGATAGGGTGGAAGACTGTATGGCAGATTTGGAGCGTTTTCTTCACGACCAGCACCTGCCCTACCCGACCATTGTTCGAGCGGCTCTGGCGCACGTGCAGTTTGAAACTATCCACCCGTTTTTGGATGGCAACGGGCGCATCGGACGTCTGCTCATCGCTTTTATCCTGCATCACGAGGGTGTTTTGCAAAAGCCTTTGCTCTATCTGAGTCTCTATTTCAAGCAGCATCGCAGCGAGTACTACCGACTGCTAGACCTGGTGCGAGCCGAGGGGGACTGGGAAGCCTGGCTTGATTTCTTCCTTGAAGGCGTCGTGCACACCGCACAAAATGCTGTTGAGACCGCGCAGCGCCTGGTGGCTTTGTTCAAAGAAGACACACAAAAGATTCAGGCAGCGGGTCGGATGTCCAATACCGCATTGCGCGTGTTCAACGTGCTGTGCCAGCGACCGCTTCTGACCGTGAACGAAACCTGCAAGCGCGTAGGGCTGACATTCCCTGCGGTGGCCAAAGGCCTGGAAACGCTTGCCAGGCTCGGTATCGCGCGAGAGCTCACTGGCCAAAAGCGCAATCGCATCTTTGCCTACGACCGCTACCTGGCAATTCTCAACGAGGGCACGGAACCGTTATGA
- the rhuM gene encoding RhuM family protein, whose product MNGTPEIVIYEGGEARVEVRVERENVWLSLQQLADLFGRDKSVISRHLRNIFATGELERDSVVAKNATTAADGKTYLVEYYSLDAIISVGYRVNSTRATRFRQWATRILRDHLLIGYTLNERRLAERGLAEAQQAIALLARTLMTHALVTNEGQAVLDVVQRYTRSWQLLLAYDEQRLSDQPRHAIAPRAALPVEDARAAVASLRNDLVARGEAGPLFGQERGETLAGILGAIEQTFDGKPLYPSVQIRAAHLLYFVIKDHPFADGNKRIDSLLFLEYLRRNGLLLRADGAPRLAANAMVALALLIAESDRTQKDLMIRLTLNLLEDDE is encoded by the coding sequence ATGAACGGGACGCCCGAAATTGTCATCTACGAAGGCGGCGAGGCGCGCGTCGAAGTGCGCGTCGAACGTGAAAACGTCTGGCTCAGCCTGCAGCAACTGGCTGATTTGTTTGGACGCGACAAGTCGGTGATTTCGCGCCATTTGAGGAATATCTTCGCCACGGGGGAGCTGGAGCGCGACTCAGTTGTTGCAAAAAATGCAACAACTGCCGCTGATGGGAAAACCTACCTTGTCGAATACTATAGCCTCGACGCTATTATCTCCGTGGGCTACCGGGTAAACTCGACGCGCGCCACGCGCTTTCGCCAGTGGGCTACACGCATCCTGCGCGACCATCTCCTGATTGGCTACACGCTGAACGAACGCCGACTGGCAGAGCGTGGTCTGGCAGAAGCGCAACAGGCAATCGCGCTGCTGGCGCGCACCCTTATGACCCACGCGCTCGTCACGAACGAAGGTCAGGCTGTGCTCGACGTGGTGCAGCGCTACACCCGCTCCTGGCAGTTGCTGCTGGCATACGACGAACAGCGGTTGTCCGACCAGCCGCGACATGCCATCGCGCCACGTGCAGCACTGCCAGTAGAGGATGCCCGTGCTGCAGTGGCAAGCCTGCGCAATGACCTCGTGGCGCGTGGCGAAGCCGGACCGCTTTTTGGCCAGGAACGGGGCGAGACCCTGGCTGGCATCCTGGGCGCGATTGAGCAGACCTTTGACGGTAAGCCCCTCTATCCAAGCGTCCAGATACGGGCAGCGCATCTGCTCTATTTCGTCATCAAGGATCATCCCTTCGCCGACGGCAACAAGCGCATCGACTCACTGCTCTTTCTCGAATACCTGCGCCGAAATGGGTTACTGCTACGCGCTGATGGCGCGCCGCGTCTTGCCGCCAACGCTATGGTGGCGCTGGCTTTGCTCATCGCCGAAAGCGACCGCACGCAGAAGGATCTGATGATCCGCCTGACCCTTAACCTTCTGGAGGACGACGAATGA